A region from the Brevibacterium paucivorans genome encodes:
- a CDS encoding heavy metal translocating P-type ATPase: protein MSGTRTRDVELDITGMTCSSCANRIEKKLNKLDGVQATVNLPLNSALVEVGPDVPNDLLLATVEKAGYSATVHNPVDPVPDNPDPRGFRPRLLVGFILGIPVVVISMFVHFPGWQWVVLALALPIITWGGWPYYVAAYKAARGGLGTMDTLITLGVWAACGYSFYRLIRAVSTQGFAISPHEYVWFESAVAIIVFITLGRLIEEGAKNRATRALKELLELGASSANVIRDGREWKVPVEKLSVGDEFRVRPGETIATDGEVISGESAVDESALTGEPTPVDVGPGSTVTGATINTTGSMVVRATRVGEDTAFAHIAKLVSRAQTSKPAMQRLADKISGIFVPVVIVIALLTLILWGVKGDWTGGLYAMIAVLVVACPCALGLATPIAVVTVSQLGSENGIVVSGPEVMEHARKVTTVVLDKTGTLTRGHMQVVSHDLGERELTLAANAERNSEHPIARALAEASTEELDVTDFTSIPGGGVRATVDGHSVLVARPQLVSEETGAQIPPSDTTRVAVAIDGKYAGAIDVADTIKDSSAHAIASLHKLGLKTVMLTGDAPGPANAVANELGIDTVIADVRPEHKLDHIDQLQKSGEHVAMVGDGVNDAAALAQANLGVAMGEGTDAAIAASDVTLTRSDPAAIPAAIRLARMGVALIKINLFWAFSYNLVMIPFAMFGKLDPMLAGQAMAMSSILVVLMSLVSVVPMSRVLAKTMQGNA, encoded by the coding sequence ATGTCTGGCACGCGTACACGCGACGTTGAACTCGACATCACAGGAATGACGTGTTCGTCGTGTGCCAATCGAATCGAAAAGAAACTCAACAAACTCGACGGGGTTCAGGCTACCGTCAACCTGCCTCTGAACTCCGCTTTGGTGGAAGTCGGTCCAGACGTTCCCAACGACCTGCTCCTCGCGACTGTCGAAAAAGCCGGATATTCGGCCACGGTTCACAACCCAGTCGATCCAGTCCCGGACAACCCTGACCCCCGAGGGTTCAGGCCTCGGTTACTCGTGGGCTTCATTCTGGGTATCCCCGTGGTCGTCATTTCGATGTTCGTCCACTTCCCCGGGTGGCAGTGGGTGGTTCTTGCACTCGCCCTGCCCATCATTACGTGGGGTGGTTGGCCATACTATGTGGCTGCGTATAAAGCCGCCCGAGGTGGTTTAGGGACCATGGATACGCTCATCACCTTGGGTGTATGGGCAGCCTGCGGATATTCGTTCTACCGGCTTATCCGGGCAGTGAGCACACAGGGTTTTGCGATTTCACCCCACGAATATGTGTGGTTTGAATCTGCTGTCGCCATCATCGTGTTCATCACGCTGGGACGCCTGATCGAAGAAGGAGCAAAGAACCGCGCTACGCGCGCACTCAAAGAGCTACTTGAACTGGGAGCGAGCTCTGCGAACGTCATTCGTGACGGACGCGAATGGAAAGTCCCGGTCGAAAAGCTCAGCGTGGGTGACGAGTTCCGCGTGCGTCCAGGCGAAACGATTGCCACTGACGGTGAAGTGATCAGTGGCGAATCCGCAGTCGACGAATCCGCCCTGACAGGTGAGCCCACTCCGGTTGACGTAGGTCCGGGGTCCACCGTCACCGGTGCAACAATCAACACCACTGGGTCCATGGTTGTGCGGGCAACACGCGTGGGGGAGGACACCGCGTTTGCTCACATCGCCAAGCTGGTATCCCGCGCCCAGACCAGCAAACCAGCTATGCAACGGCTGGCCGACAAAATCTCCGGAATTTTCGTCCCCGTCGTCATTGTCATTGCCCTCCTCACACTTATTTTGTGGGGCGTCAAGGGAGACTGGACCGGTGGCCTCTACGCCATGATCGCCGTCCTGGTCGTTGCGTGCCCGTGTGCTCTGGGACTGGCAACCCCCATTGCTGTCGTCACCGTTTCTCAGCTGGGATCTGAAAACGGAATTGTGGTCTCTGGGCCAGAGGTTATGGAGCACGCACGCAAAGTGACCACCGTTGTGCTCGACAAAACCGGCACGCTCACACGGGGACACATGCAGGTCGTCAGCCACGACCTCGGCGAGCGTGAGCTCACCCTTGCCGCGAACGCTGAACGCAACAGCGAGCACCCCATTGCGCGTGCGCTGGCCGAAGCCAGCACGGAAGAACTCGACGTCACCGACTTCACCAGTATCCCGGGTGGGGGAGTGCGCGCCACGGTGGACGGGCATTCCGTTTTGGTGGCCCGCCCGCAACTTGTGAGCGAAGAAACCGGCGCGCAGATTCCGCCAAGCGACACCACGCGAGTGGCAGTTGCTATCGACGGGAAATACGCGGGTGCGATTGACGTGGCCGACACCATCAAAGACAGTTCAGCCCACGCGATTGCCAGCCTGCATAAGTTGGGGCTGAAAACCGTGATGCTCACTGGCGACGCCCCTGGACCCGCCAACGCCGTTGCCAACGAACTGGGCATTGACACGGTGATCGCGGACGTTCGGCCTGAGCACAAGCTCGACCACATTGATCAGCTACAAAAGTCTGGTGAGCACGTGGCCATGGTGGGCGACGGAGTCAACGACGCAGCCGCGTTAGCCCAGGCCAACCTGGGGGTAGCCATGGGCGAGGGGACAGACGCGGCAATTGCCGCCTCGGACGTCACCCTCACCCGCTCAGACCCCGCCGCCATTCCGGCCGCGATCCGCCTAGCCCGCATGGGCGTTGCACTCATCAAAATCAATCTGTTCTGGGCCTTTAGTTATAACCTGGTCATGATCCCATTCGCGATGTTCGGAAAACTCGACCCCATGCTCGCGGGTCAAGCGATGGCGATGAGCTCGATCCTGGTGGTTCTTATGTCCCTTGTTTCTGTGGTTCCGATGTCACGCGTGCTTGCGAAAACCATGCAGGGGAACGCGTGA
- a CDS encoding heavy-metal-associated domain-containing protein: MPISTFSVSGMTCEHCVRAVKQEVGDISGVTQVEVELGTPSTVTVQSTEPISHQDVVAAIDEAGYEVV, from the coding sequence ATGCCAATCAGTACTTTTTCAGTTTCCGGAATGACCTGCGAGCACTGCGTACGTGCGGTGAAACAAGAAGTCGGTGACATCAGTGGCGTCACGCAGGTCGAGGTTGAGCTGGGCACCCCGTCGACCGTGACCGTGCAGTCGACGGAACCCATCAGTCACCAGGACGTTGTAGCGGCAATCGACGAGGCCGGATACGAGGTCGTCTAA
- a CDS encoding response regulator transcription factor: MHIVLVEDDEVIRETTQIALERFGYTVTGFEDGRDGYEFIASQGADVVLLDLMLPTMNGASITRAIRERSNVPIIVISARSEPIDIVQALEAGADDYLTKPFDMQVLNARIRTVVRRFITAESAQMGFSPQSEDPEEESSVSLDTQGIPEVLGPTPGHTNPTPRQQSSTEIRVENRLGTLVLDTARCMVYVNGEEIHLTPTELRILMLLTEEVGHVSSREKIAYTVWGYEWGGDSRVVDVHIQRLRKKIGAAMIETVRGFGYRFCA, from the coding sequence GTGCACATTGTTCTTGTCGAAGACGACGAGGTGATTCGTGAGACCACGCAGATCGCTCTCGAACGCTTTGGGTACACCGTCACCGGATTTGAAGATGGCCGCGACGGATACGAATTCATTGCGTCGCAGGGCGCCGACGTTGTTTTGCTGGATCTGATGTTGCCCACCATGAACGGCGCGTCCATCACTCGCGCTATCAGGGAACGCTCTAACGTACCCATCATTGTCATCTCTGCGCGCTCAGAGCCCATCGACATTGTTCAGGCGCTGGAAGCAGGCGCCGACGACTATCTGACCAAACCGTTCGACATGCAGGTGCTCAACGCTCGCATTCGCACGGTGGTGCGACGCTTCATTACCGCGGAAAGCGCGCAGATGGGTTTTTCTCCACAGTCGGAGGACCCGGAAGAAGAGAGCTCCGTGTCACTGGACACGCAGGGTATCCCGGAAGTCTTAGGACCCACGCCGGGGCACACCAACCCCACGCCGCGCCAGCAGTCGTCTACGGAAATCCGTGTAGAGAACCGACTAGGCACCTTGGTTTTGGACACCGCTCGTTGCATGGTCTACGTCAACGGTGAAGAAATCCACTTAACACCCACCGAACTCCGGATCCTCATGTTGCTGACCGAAGAAGTGGGGCACGTGTCTTCGCGCGAAAAGATCGCATACACCGTGTGGGGCTACGAATGGGGTGGCGACTCCCGCGTGGTAGACGTTCACATTCAGCGACTCCGCAAGAAGATCGGTGCCGCCATGATCGAAACCGTGCGCGGTTTCGGCTACAGGTTCTGCGCGTAA
- a CDS encoding HAMP domain-containing sensor histidine kinase, translating to MIVTSVVIAVLTCGLIVRQAAARAEDNRMRDNISSQLREASSIYSETGVLTLNAAIDDPALPQAAKEAALNGQSVTMRSEIDNTEVVWAAAPIKVGSHTAVISVRTTTAESRELVGDIDRAILISMLVSAVVIGGIGFVVAGQISRRLTLGAQAARRIASGDTTVRISDVVEHGDDEVTAFAEAVDTAVERLAERLDSEQRFTADLAHEMRTPLTGLVNAANLLEEDSRPAELVRERTERLQTLVEDLLEVSRLDSGSTTPDFETVNINHMLKSLLLNLRSSGLIVDHEIQEVYADPSPQITTDPRRFERIVSNLIANSIKHGADPIRIETTPHSVIVTDTGPGYPADIIAKGPTRFVSSGGGGMGLGLVIAQGQAKLLGMRMEFRNAPEGGAQAEVVFPE from the coding sequence GTGATTGTCACGAGTGTGGTCATCGCGGTGCTCACGTGCGGTCTTATTGTGCGCCAAGCCGCCGCGCGCGCCGAAGACAACCGCATGCGCGACAACATTTCCAGCCAGTTGCGCGAAGCCTCATCGATCTACTCTGAAACCGGTGTTCTCACGCTCAACGCAGCAATCGATGACCCGGCGTTGCCACAGGCGGCCAAGGAAGCTGCTCTCAATGGTCAGTCCGTGACCATGCGGTCAGAAATTGATAACACCGAGGTCGTGTGGGCTGCCGCTCCCATCAAGGTGGGTTCGCACACGGCGGTCATTTCGGTGCGGACAACGACGGCGGAGTCGCGTGAGTTGGTTGGCGACATCGACCGCGCGATCCTGATTTCCATGCTGGTCTCAGCTGTGGTGATTGGTGGAATTGGGTTTGTTGTTGCAGGTCAGATTAGTCGCCGCCTGACGCTGGGGGCACAGGCCGCACGTCGGATCGCTTCAGGTGACACCACGGTCCGCATTTCTGATGTGGTCGAACACGGCGACGATGAGGTGACCGCGTTTGCAGAAGCTGTTGATACCGCGGTCGAGCGCCTTGCTGAACGACTCGATTCTGAACAGCGGTTTACGGCAGACTTGGCGCACGAAATGCGCACGCCTTTGACGGGTCTGGTGAATGCGGCGAATCTTTTGGAGGAGGATTCTCGTCCGGCTGAGTTGGTGCGTGAGCGGACTGAGCGTCTGCAGACCCTCGTTGAGGATCTTCTGGAGGTGTCGCGCCTGGACTCCGGGAGCACCACGCCGGATTTCGAGACGGTGAACATCAACCACATGCTCAAGTCCTTACTCCTGAATCTGCGGTCGTCAGGGCTCATTGTGGATCACGAGATCCAGGAAGTGTATGCAGATCCGTCCCCGCAGATCACTACAGATCCGCGTCGCTTTGAACGCATCGTGTCTAATCTGATCGCCAATTCGATCAAGCACGGGGCCGACCCCATCCGGATCGAAACCACGCCACATTCAGTGATTGTGACCGACACCGGCCCGGGCTATCCGGCGGACATCATCGCCAAGGGGCCCACCCGTTTTGTGTCCTCCGGCGGTGGAGGTATGGGCTTGGGCCTGGTGATTGCGCAGGGCCAGGCGAAGCTGTTGGGTATGCGCATGGAGTTCAGGAACGCTCCTGAAGGGGGCGCCCAGGCCGAGGTGGTTTTCCCCGAGTAG
- a CDS encoding winged helix-turn-helix domain-containing protein encodes MSTSSDELRALREEITQRLSRLDARLRDVEERLSGEPRETQPRSHDAGVTQSQLPTESGDPEFWALNELAQRYDQPAVMFAGTAETKGGPVKWQYERFADNLMDTDAFAVSPALEAIAHPIRLTLLLAIINGTTTSAKLAELEQVGTSGQVYHHLSQLNAAGWIRSVKRGQWEVPATKVIPLLTIILAAQ; translated from the coding sequence GTGAGCACTTCTTCCGATGAACTGCGCGCGCTGCGCGAAGAGATCACGCAACGACTGTCCCGGCTCGATGCACGCTTACGCGATGTTGAAGAACGGCTGAGCGGTGAACCCCGTGAGACGCAGCCGCGTTCACATGACGCTGGAGTCACACAGTCGCAGCTGCCCACGGAATCTGGCGATCCCGAGTTTTGGGCGCTCAACGAACTGGCTCAACGCTACGACCAGCCTGCTGTCATGTTCGCTGGAACGGCAGAAACCAAAGGCGGCCCGGTCAAGTGGCAGTACGAACGCTTTGCTGACAACCTCATGGACACCGATGCCTTTGCGGTATCGCCTGCTCTCGAGGCCATTGCCCACCCCATCCGCCTCACCCTCCTGCTGGCGATCATCAACGGGACCACCACCTCGGCGAAATTGGCAGAACTTGAACAGGTTGGCACGTCAGGGCAGGTGTACCACCACTTGAGCCAGCTCAACGCAGCGGGGTGGATCCGGTCCGTGAAGCGCGGCCAGTGGGAGGTCCCCGCAACCAAAGTCATTCCCCTTCTCACCATCATTTTGGCCGCCCAGTAA
- a CDS encoding serine hydrolase domain-containing protein — protein sequence MKRTLIAGVVACVVVAVAAICVPWSFGFPHRGSGDQHVLDTTGPYLSHGYRREAAVAIIPPSGEPSFAGWGADENTVFEIGSITKTFTAHLLADAIERQEISADTRVDNVFDELKGTSAGKVTMEQLATHTSGLPRITNVSMSSNFTRKDPYTADLGEFLDTVSDLEVTPGEIAYSNTGYALLGQAVAKKAGKDYPTLVRERLLEPLGMDQTTVPSTPEDLPADHPTGYTAKGLPAGAWTMHAYAPAGSIRSTTKDISTWLIAVRDGKAPGSSVEPTKVRAEEDTKKLGLAWNTKEEDGATVIWKNGGTGGYTSFAGFNANGDGVVVLNNTATNSDDVIDYLFDAEDKK from the coding sequence ATGAAAAGAACACTCATAGCTGGAGTCGTAGCGTGTGTCGTTGTCGCCGTTGCTGCGATCTGCGTGCCGTGGTCGTTTGGTTTTCCGCACCGCGGATCCGGCGATCAGCACGTGCTTGACACCACCGGACCATACTTGTCACACGGGTACCGACGTGAAGCCGCGGTAGCGATCATTCCCCCGTCTGGCGAACCGTCGTTCGCAGGTTGGGGAGCCGATGAGAACACGGTGTTTGAGATCGGTTCGATCACGAAAACGTTCACAGCACACCTGCTTGCTGACGCGATTGAGCGTCAAGAAATCAGCGCGGATACCCGAGTTGACAACGTTTTCGACGAACTGAAGGGGACTTCCGCAGGGAAGGTGACCATGGAGCAGTTGGCGACGCACACCTCGGGACTCCCCCGCATTACCAACGTCAGCATGAGTAGCAACTTCACGCGAAAAGACCCGTACACCGCTGACTTGGGCGAATTCCTCGACACGGTTTCCGATCTTGAAGTCACACCGGGTGAGATTGCGTACTCGAACACGGGATATGCGCTGCTGGGGCAGGCGGTTGCCAAGAAAGCCGGCAAGGACTACCCCACCCTGGTGCGCGAACGGTTGCTGGAACCGTTAGGCATGGACCAGACAACGGTTCCCAGTACGCCGGAAGACTTGCCAGCTGACCACCCCACGGGGTACACCGCTAAGGGTCTTCCGGCAGGAGCGTGGACCATGCACGCGTACGCTCCTGCCGGGTCAATCCGGTCAACAACCAAAGACATCAGCACGTGGCTCATTGCGGTCAGGGACGGGAAAGCGCCGGGGTCGTCAGTTGAACCTACAAAGGTCCGAGCTGAAGAAGATACAAAGAAACTGGGCCTGGCATGGAACACAAAAGAAGAGGATGGTGCAACGGTGATTTGGAAAAACGGAGGAACCGGCGGATACACGTCATTTGCCGGATTCAACGCAAACGGCGACGGCGTGGTCGTTCTCAACAACACCGCTACCAACTCTGACGATGTCATTGACTACTTGTTCGATGCGGAGGACAAGAAATGA
- a CDS encoding Rieske (2Fe-2S) protein — MNQHSRRQVFKATGGVAATVAVAGGLSACASDSSKTEDAEPETVAKDKVPEGSGVVAGSYVVVQPTKGEFKAYTAVCPHQGCLVRTITEEEIVCPCHSSGFSTQDGAKLYGPANDGLKKAKVADNGDSLQVGPLEG, encoded by the coding sequence ATGAACCAGCACAGCCGACGTCAAGTTTTCAAAGCCACGGGCGGCGTTGCCGCAACCGTTGCGGTCGCCGGTGGGCTTTCAGCGTGCGCTAGCGACTCATCGAAGACCGAGGACGCTGAACCGGAAACCGTCGCAAAAGACAAAGTGCCGGAGGGCTCCGGGGTTGTTGCCGGAAGCTACGTGGTGGTTCAACCCACGAAAGGCGAGTTCAAGGCATACACCGCGGTGTGCCCGCACCAAGGGTGCCTGGTGCGGACCATCACGGAAGAAGAGATCGTGTGTCCGTGCCACTCTTCTGGCTTCTCAACCCAAGATGGAGCCAAGCTGTACGGCCCCGCGAATGATGGACTGAAGAAAGCCAAGGTCGCTGATAACGGCGACTCCTTGCAAGTGGGGCCGCTGGAAGGCTAA
- a CDS encoding phosphotransferase — protein sequence MSRSLRTLTDEDIRVLVSDNFGLDVHLERFLSGETAINARVTSQNTAFVFKAEYPSRTMTPEYADWLSTVHQAAYESGVPVAQQMPATQPFQASSGQSSGFVSLAHVNDEPVVVRLQSFLAGTEAATAQLTDDYPTQVGTLAGHVATALARVPAAPDMILHPWAFESTGVNAKFASERLQTWEASGHVPADIGTSLTRVLAFSRHAAHDFETTVKPVLNDFPQQVLHQDINDLNVLVSDGKITGLLDFGDCRVAARMAEVAIASSYVLTVRGSGGGEPPRDVISRVATAYQAATQGTDQHLSSTELDALETAAIARLCLGACTWAARVLTTRPQEPAHAYGQKRLDRTWPVIEQLAQ from the coding sequence ATGAGCCGGTCACTTCGCACACTCACCGATGAAGACATCCGTGTGCTCGTCAGCGACAACTTTGGCCTCGACGTCCATTTGGAACGCTTTCTGTCTGGCGAAACTGCGATCAATGCTCGCGTCACATCTCAAAACACAGCCTTTGTTTTTAAGGCCGAATACCCGTCACGCACCATGACCCCCGAATACGCCGATTGGCTGAGCACTGTCCACCAGGCTGCATATGAATCGGGCGTTCCGGTGGCTCAGCAAATGCCGGCCACACAACCCTTTCAGGCGAGCTCGGGACAGTCGTCCGGGTTCGTTTCGCTCGCGCACGTCAATGACGAACCGGTGGTTGTGCGCCTACAAAGCTTCCTCGCCGGAACAGAAGCGGCCACGGCACAGCTGACCGATGACTACCCAACCCAGGTGGGAACCCTTGCCGGCCACGTGGCAACCGCCCTGGCACGTGTGCCCGCGGCCCCCGACATGATCCTGCACCCGTGGGCGTTCGAATCCACCGGCGTGAACGCCAAGTTCGCGTCCGAACGACTCCAAACCTGGGAGGCCTCCGGGCACGTTCCCGCCGATATCGGCACGTCGCTCACCCGCGTGCTCGCATTCTCACGCCATGCGGCTCACGACTTCGAAACCACCGTCAAACCCGTGCTGAACGACTTCCCGCAGCAGGTCCTCCACCAAGACATCAACGACCTGAACGTGCTGGTCAGCGACGGAAAAATCACCGGGTTGCTGGACTTTGGGGACTGCCGGGTTGCCGCTCGAATGGCCGAGGTGGCAATCGCTTCCTCCTACGTCCTTACGGTGCGTGGGAGCGGGGGCGGGGAACCACCTCGGGACGTTATTTCCCGCGTAGCGACCGCCTACCAAGCTGCCACCCAGGGCACCGATCAGCACTTGTCCAGCACGGAGCTTGACGCTCTAGAAACAGCGGCGATCGCCCGGCTGTGTTTGGGTGCGTGTACGTGGGCTGCGCGCGTGCTCACCACCCGACCCCAAGAACCTGCACACGCATACGGCCAGAAGCGTTTGGACCGCACGTGGCCCGTCATCGAACAACTGGCGCAGTAA
- a CDS encoding trimeric intracellular cation channel family protein encodes MDLPSAQLVLLLADLVGVFFFALSGAVTAARQNYDITGSFMLCLLVSLGGGITRDLMLNEVPASLQQPIYLLPPAIATVLVYLIGTPALRTRRSIIFFDACGLGLFAVSGTIIALTHDLHLVSAVFLGIVTGTGGGLLRDVVANQNPALFNASDLYLTPAFIGALLTAILYSNGIWSYWIMFGMIVLVVTVRLLAIYFRWQLPSTVRGWTYPRLTEKARRLRDLARLRRATNPARGRSSQQHLPPRRVDGDGGPGAAGPTNPDPTNPDLSNPDQPPQ; translated from the coding sequence ATGGATCTTCCCAGCGCGCAGCTTGTTCTTCTCCTCGCTGACCTCGTTGGCGTGTTCTTTTTCGCTCTGTCCGGAGCGGTCACTGCAGCACGCCAAAACTACGACATCACGGGAAGTTTCATGCTGTGTCTGCTGGTCAGCCTGGGCGGCGGAATTACACGTGACCTCATGCTCAACGAAGTCCCTGCTTCTCTCCAACAACCCATCTACTTGCTGCCACCGGCAATCGCTACCGTCCTCGTGTACCTGATCGGCACACCCGCTCTGCGCACCCGCCGATCCATCATCTTCTTCGACGCATGCGGGCTGGGCCTCTTCGCAGTGTCCGGCACCATTATTGCGCTTACTCACGACCTCCACCTGGTCTCGGCAGTGTTCTTAGGAATCGTCACCGGAACGGGCGGTGGACTACTGCGCGATGTCGTCGCCAACCAGAACCCCGCCCTGTTCAACGCCTCCGACCTGTACCTCACACCTGCGTTTATCGGTGCCCTGCTCACCGCGATCCTGTACTCCAACGGAATCTGGTCGTACTGGATCATGTTCGGCATGATCGTTCTGGTTGTCACCGTGCGCCTTCTGGCCATCTACTTTCGCTGGCAACTGCCGTCCACCGTTCGTGGCTGGACGTATCCCCGGTTGACTGAAAAAGCCCGCCGCCTGCGTGATTTGGCGCGCTTACGGCGCGCAACCAACCCTGCCCGAGGTCGTTCCAGTCAGCAGCATCTCCCACCTCGGCGGGTCGATGGTGACGGAGGGCCCGGCGCAGCCGGCCCGACCAACCCAGACCCAACTAACCCAGACCTGTCCAACCCAGACCAACCGCCCCAGTGA
- the udk gene encoding uridine kinase, giving the protein MPIVIGIAGGTGSGKTTLTQALAEKFSGRTTVIYQDNYYKRQDHLTFEERTRVNYDSPEAFDIDLMAAHIEDLKAMRPVQGPVYDFSNHNRTDETVDIQPESVILVEGILLLHEPRLCSLLDIKLFVDADADVRILRRIKRDVLERGRSIESVEKQYLETVKPMHELYVETSKRNADLIIPDGGHNLVALDMLVHRLSREL; this is encoded by the coding sequence GTGCCTATCGTCATTGGAATTGCTGGTGGAACCGGCAGTGGGAAGACCACGCTGACGCAGGCTCTGGCGGAAAAGTTTTCTGGACGCACCACAGTGATCTATCAGGACAACTATTACAAGCGCCAGGATCACTTAACGTTTGAGGAGCGCACGCGCGTCAATTACGACTCACCCGAGGCATTCGACATCGACCTCATGGCTGCGCACATTGAGGACCTCAAGGCGATGCGTCCAGTGCAGGGGCCGGTGTACGACTTCAGTAATCACAACCGCACAGATGAAACGGTGGATATTCAGCCGGAAAGCGTGATTCTGGTTGAAGGGATTTTACTGTTACACGAACCGCGCTTGTGTTCCCTTTTGGATATCAAACTGTTTGTGGACGCCGATGCTGATGTGCGTATTCTTCGACGGATCAAGCGCGATGTGTTAGAGCGTGGCCGGTCGATCGAGTCGGTGGAGAAACAGTACTTGGAAACTGTGAAGCCCATGCACGAACTCTATGTCGAAACCTCAAAGCGCAATGCCGACCTCATTATTCCCGACGGTGGTCACAACCTGGTTGCTTTGGACATGCTGGTACACCGGCTGTCACGCGAATTGTAG
- a CDS encoding MerR family transcriptional regulator — translation MKLAELATRSGISVATIKYWIRAGILPAGVKRNATTADYTDRHLARLNLIHLLRDDLDTPIDEIRELTHLIDTHAPNTRIMEKSQCLALRLTHPPQNQDSPEHQRVRAISEQLGWPDVPSWAREELVVVLRRLGDKGLNVDNDYLLEHARAFAKVASHNVAYALTAREPDELAIQVIRGVRLSRDLENAISALAHTSRSLSR, via the coding sequence ATGAAACTCGCCGAACTCGCCACCCGTAGCGGAATCAGTGTCGCCACGATCAAATACTGGATCCGAGCCGGGATTTTGCCTGCGGGGGTTAAACGCAACGCGACCACAGCCGACTACACAGACAGACACCTTGCACGCCTGAATCTCATTCACTTGCTACGCGACGACCTCGACACCCCGATTGATGAAATCCGAGAGCTCACCCACCTCATAGACACGCACGCTCCCAACACCCGCATCATGGAAAAGAGTCAGTGCTTAGCGCTGCGGCTGACACATCCGCCACAGAACCAAGACTCGCCAGAGCACCAACGCGTGCGCGCCATTAGCGAACAGCTGGGCTGGCCCGATGTGCCCTCTTGGGCGCGGGAGGAACTGGTGGTGGTCTTACGTAGGCTCGGTGATAAGGGACTAAACGTTGACAACGACTACCTGCTGGAGCACGCGCGTGCGTTTGCGAAAGTCGCGTCACACAACGTGGCCTACGCCTTGACGGCCCGCGAACCGGACGAACTGGCTATTCAGGTCATCCGCGGAGTGCGCCTGAGCCGTGACCTCGAAAACGCAATCAGCGCGCTCGCCCACACCTCCCGCAGCCTAAGTCGTTAG
- a CDS encoding DUF2306 domain-containing protein, with the protein MNSIFTGLTLATVTVHPGFTHTVITIHAIAASLVVLIGPVNVLRKKKDSKHKALGRSWVVAMYATCVSGMFIYTISGGFTIFHALAILTFITTTLGVISIRRNRVTAHVGNMVGGYVGALIAGGFAAFVPGRFIPVLAVQNPVLLWSVIVVVVVLATAWVLYVLTLFKPRITRRRGLAT; encoded by the coding sequence ATGAACAGCATTTTCACCGGGCTCACGCTGGCCACGGTCACGGTCCACCCCGGTTTCACTCATACCGTCATCACGATTCATGCCATCGCGGCTTCCCTTGTTGTTCTCATCGGTCCCGTCAACGTGCTGCGCAAGAAAAAAGACTCTAAGCACAAAGCGTTGGGTCGCTCATGGGTTGTGGCTATGTACGCCACGTGCGTTTCCGGCATGTTCATATACACCATCTCAGGTGGCTTCACAATTTTCCATGCACTCGCGATCTTAACCTTCATCACAACAACTCTGGGCGTGATAAGCATTCGTCGCAACCGGGTAACGGCACACGTGGGGAACATGGTGGGAGGCTACGTAGGCGCGTTGATCGCTGGCGGGTTCGCCGCGTTCGTTCCGGGCCGATTTATTCCCGTGCTCGCGGTCCAGAATCCGGTTCTTTTGTGGTCGGTGATCGTGGTGGTTGTGGTTCTTGCTACAGCTTGGGTGCTCTACGTTCTGACGCTGTTCAAGCCTCGCATAACGCGTCGACGTGGTCTTGCCACATAG